The DNA window TGCTCGAGCCATGAGTGGTCCGGATAAGCCTGAAGTTGCCTCGGACAGCCATTGGGATTCGCCCACATTAATGTTCCAAACGTCGCCCAGCTGCCGATAGATGAAGGGGCAAAGAAGCCTCTGGGTCATGTTCAAACTTTGTTCAATGTCCTCGAGAGACTCGAAATCTTCAGGTAGGACATAGGTGGCCCGATCTTCGTCCATGGAGACGAATGCAGAGAGTGAGTTTTCATCACCTACTGTAAGCCTCTCAAACGAGTGTTTGATGCTGGTCTGGATTCCCGTCATCAAAACACGGAGAGACTCCAATGCCACCACGCAGCTTGCACTAACTTCTTCAGCGAGAGCGCTTTCCATCTTCCGGAGATTGATCCATTCTTCAACCATCCAGCAGTCGAGGCTAAACTCGCTCGTGAATGCCTCGGGAATCATGGATACCCTTTCCACCAGGGCCCGGGCAGCGTGCTGGACAATGTTATGCAGCTCGTCATCCAAGTTGCCGAGCCTTCTTCCAAAGATGGTGACCCGATTCAGGTCGCGTCCGGAACTGGTGCTGGCCTCCTTGAGGGCCAACTCATTGACAAGGATTCGAAAAGCGCATTGTGTGACCTGTGCGAGCTCTAGAGCAAATCCTATCTGCAATGCCTCTTCTGGCAGGACTTCGATGAATCTTGTATTTTCGTTGTACATGATCCACTGGGTGACGGGATCTCTCACGACGGACGGGCAGTCGAATATCTTTGCCAGACCAACAAGTGTCCAGACACGGTTTGCTGAATCTAGCATGACATCGTGTCCCTCAATCATCATGAGAAGACGAATAATGTTGTTGCGGTGGCGTGTGGGACAATAGTCGGGGATGTTGCGGTACTTTGGCGTCTCATACGGTCGGTTGATGCCATGCATCTTCTTGGAAATCAAATCATGCGACGTGGGCGGAGTTATTTTCTCACTGTTGGTGCTGTCCTTTTCATTGTCATTGCCGGCGTTGTTGGTATTGTTGTTACTGTCGTTGTTTAGTATTGGCTCTTCGGATACATTCTGGGCCtgggcttttccttttccatcttcctttGGAACACCCCATCCTGGAATCGGTCGCTGGCCGCATGAACATATGTCATCATGTCCAGTAACCAGCCAGCTAGTAACTTTGTGAAGGTCATTGGCGGCCCACCATTTGATAATGCCAGGCGTGAGCGACAGCTGAGTCATTTGGAACACAAGATCGTCTCCTTCAGAAGGCGGTGTCAGATCAAGGACATACTTGATGCCTTCTGGGAGGCTCTTTGTAAGCTTCCTTCGTCTTTGGATTCGGAACTGGTACGTCGGGTTCAGCATCTCGGCGAATTTGGTAGATCCAGTTGCGAGCAGCTTTTCCGAGTGCACACGAAATTTCTGAGATGAGTACCTGATGCCATAGCAATCAGTCTGCTCTGAATAGCGACGTTTAATTTCCGGGTAGTCGATGAAGACAAGTGTGTCTCCCTTGTCGAGCTCTGCGCTGATAGAGCGCAGTCTGCACAGCTCGACAAAGCGAGATGTCAGGATGGCCTCGTCGGATGAGAGGCCTTGCATGACTTTGGCCCACTGTGACAGTTTGAGCCCGGGGTTGATGTAGttttcgtcatcgtcttcgtctctcaGCCTCGTTGTCGAATCCGCGGCATCGCGTAGAGCTCTACTGTTTTCTTCTATCAACCAAGATAGATAATTTTcggcttcttgttcttgattGTGGGCAGGGCCTTGAGTGTTTTCAGCTGAGACCGTGGTGTCTTGTGAGACACTTGAACTCCCTTGATCCTGCACCATCTCGGGAACAATAATCGACGCCCTTCTAGAGGTGACCGGCCATGGGTCGTCATACATACGAACGTCCATTaagctcttcttttcttttatttagTGATGGATAGCCCAAGAACAAAGTAATC is part of the Trichoderma atroviride chromosome 1, complete sequence genome and encodes:
- a CDS encoding uncharacterized protein (EggNog:ENOG41), producing MDVRMYDDPWPVTSRRASIIVPEMVQDQGSSSVSQDTTVSAENTQGPAHNQEQEAENYLSWLIEENSRALRDAADSTTRLRDEDDDENYINPGLKLSQWAKVMQGLSSDEAILTSRFVELCRLRSISAELDKGDTLVFIDYPEIKRRYSEQTDCYGIRYSSQKFRVHSEKLLATGSTKFAEMLNPTYQFRIQRRRKLTKSLPEGIKYVLDLTPPSEGDDLVFQMTQLSLTPGIIKWWAANDLHKVTSWLVTGHDDICSCGQRPIPGWGVPKEDGKGKAQAQNVSEEPILNNDSNNNTNNAGNDNEKDSTNSEKITPPTSHDLISKKMHGINRPYETPKYRNIPDYCPTRHRNNIIRLLMMIEGHDVMLDSANRVWTLVGLAKIFDCPSVVRDPVTQWIMYNENTRFIEVLPEEALQIGFALELAQVTQCAFRILVNELALKEASTSSGRDLNRVTIFGRRLGNLDDELHNIVQHAARALVERVSMIPEAFTSEFSLDCWMVEEWINLRKMESALAEEVSASCVVALESLRVLMTGIQTSIKHSFERLTVGDENSLSAFVSMDEDRATYVLPEDFESLEDIEQSLNMTQRLLCPFIYRQLGDVWNINVGESQWLSEATSGLSGPLMARARNGVEQVLYAKPFKASIPSWWVFLDHLGEPLSVKDPLVDLSALNRQIHAAILPYSSSWVRFDIEPSLNITRHMLLTLDNNELKFLPLWAGGCNDGTGGVFEAELPPASWGPNGPGPAYHTGNTIPSTSSVSGSLTHEFSTMKFKGSTVVGSLDAQDSISTVYAPGHVIADNVSIASESFDADGPENYQEARFVIPADHQDTGRAVDMMVESLHSDADTASVVTDMAATVSNNDSSGDEDVMNIDDPATQVIAQSDESDTESDATLEVWENIWP